In Balearica regulorum gibbericeps isolate bBalReg1 chromosome 2, bBalReg1.pri, whole genome shotgun sequence, one DNA window encodes the following:
- the CUL1 gene encoding cullin-1, producing MSSNRSQNPHGLKQIGLDQIWDDLRAGIQQVYTRQSMAKSRYMELYTHVYNYCTSVHQSNQARGAGVPPSKSKKGQTPGGAQFVGLELYKRLKEFLKNYLTNLLKDGEDLMDESVLKFYTQQWEDYRFSSKVLNGICAYLNRHWVRRECDEGRKGIYEIYSLALVTWRDCLFRPLNKQVTNAVLKLIEKERNGETINTRLISGVVQSYVELGLNEDDAFAKGPTLTVYKESFESQFLADTERFYTRESTEFLQQNPVTEYMKKAEARLLEEQRRVQVYLHESTQDELARKCEQVLIEKHLEIFHTEFQNLLDADKNEDLGRMYNLVSRIQDGLGELKKLLETHIHNQGLAAIEKCGEAALNDPKMYVQTVLDVHKKYNALVMSAFNNDAGFVAALDKACGRFINNNAVTKMAQSSSKSPELLARYCDSLLKKSSKNPEEAELEDTLNQVMVVFKYIEDKDVFQKFYAKMLAKRLVHQNSASDDAEASMISKLKQACGFEYTSKLQRMFQDIGVSKDLNEQFKKHLTNSEPLDLDFSIQVLSSGSWPFQQSCTFALPSELERSYQRFTAFYASRHSGRKLTWLYQLSKGELVTNCFKNRYTLQASTFQMAILLQYNTEDAYTVQQLTDSTQIKMDILAQVLQILLKSKLLVLEDENANVDEVELKPDTLIKLYLGYKNKKLRVNINVPMKTEQKQEQETTHKNIEEDRKLLIQAAIVRIMKMRKVLKHQQLLGEVLTQLSSRFKPRVPVIKKCIDILIEKEYLERVDGEKDTYSYLA from the exons TCATGTTTATAACTACTGTACTAGCGTACACCAGTCTAATCAAGCACGGGGAGCTGGAGTACCTCCTTCTAAATCGAAAAAGGGCCAGACACCTGGAGGTGCTCAGTTTGTTGGCTTGGAACTGTACAAACGGCtaaaagaatttctgaaaaactaCTTGACAAATCTCCTTAAG GATGGTGAAGATTTGATGGATGAGAGTGTGCTGAAATTCTACACTCAACAGTGGGAAGATTATAGGTTTTCAAGCAAAGTATTGAATGGGATATGTGCCTACCTCAATAGACATTGGGTTCGTCGTGAGTGCGATGAAGGTCGTAAAGGAATATATGAAATTTATTCA CTTGCCTTGGTGACCTGGAGAGACTGCTTATTCAGGCCATTAAATAAGCAG GTAACAAATGCTGTGTTGAAATtgattgaaaaggaaagaaatggtgaAACTATCAATACAAGGCTGATCAGTGGAGTTGTACAGTCTTATG TGGAGCTAGGACTGAATGAAGATGATGCATTTGCAAAAGGACCTACACTAACTGTCTATAAAGAATCCTTTGAATCTCAGTTTCTTGCTGACACAGAGAGATTTTATACACGAGAAAGTACTGAATTCTTGCAACAGAACCCAGTCACAGAGTACATGAAGAAG GCTGAGGCTCGCCTTCTTGAGGAACAACGTAGAGTTCAGGTATATCTCCATGAGAGCACACAAGATGAGTTAGCACGAAAATGTGAGCAGGTACTTATTGAAAAACACCTGGAGATATTTCATACAGAGTTTCAGAATTTGTTGGATGCTGACAAAAATGAAG acttggGACGCATGTATAACCTTGTATCTCGAATCCAGGATGGCCTTGGAGAGCTGAAAAAACTTTTGGAAACCCACATTCATAATCAGGGTCTAGCAGCAATTGAGAAATGTGGAGAAGCTGCTCTAAAT GATCCAAAAATGTATGTACAGACAGTGTTGGATGTCCATAAGAAATACAATGCTTTAGTCATGTCTGCATTCAATAATGATGCTGGCTTTGTGGCTGCGTTAGACAAA GCTTGTGGTCgatttataaataataatgcaGTAACAAAAATGGCTCAATCATCCAGTAAATCTCCAGAGCTACTGGCACGATACTGTGACTCTTTACTAAAGAAAAG CTCAAAGAATCCAGAAGAAGCAGAATTGGAAGATACACTAAATCAAGTG ATGGTTGTCTTCAAGTACATTGAGGATAAAGATGTGTTTCAAAAATTCTATGCTAAAATGCTGGCAAAAAGACTCGTACATCAGAACAGTGCTAGTGATGATGCTGAGGCAAGCATGATCTCTAAACTAAAA caagctTGTGGTTTTGAGTATACCTCCAAGCTGCAGCGGATGTTCCAAGATATTGGTGTAAGCAAGGACTTGAATGAGCAATTTAAAAAGCACCTGACCAATTCAGAACCGTTAGATT TGGATTTCAGCATCCAGGTGCTGAGTTCTGGATCGTGGCCGTTCCAGCAGTCCTGCACATTTGCTCTGCCATCTGAG TTAGAACGGAGCTATCAGAGATTTACTGCATTTTATGCCAGTCGTCAtagtggaagaaaattaacatggTTGTATCAGCTATCCAAAGGGGAATTGGTTACCAACTGTTTCAAAAATAGATACACGTTACAG GCATCCACATTCCAGATGGCGATTTTACTGCAGTACAACACAGAAGATGCCTATACTGTGCAGCAGCTGACAGACAGTACTCAAATAAAAATG GATATCTTGGCACAAGTTCTACAGATACTGTTGAAATCAAAATTGCTT gttttggaagatgaaaatgcaaatgttgaTGAGGTGGAGCTAAAACCAGATACCTTAATAAAACTGTATCTTGGTTataaaaa CAAAAAATTAAGGGTAAACATCAATGTGCCAATGAAGACTGAACAGAAGCAGGAGCAAGAAACTACACACAAAAATATAGAGGAAGACCGGAAACTACTGATTCAG GCTGCTATTGTGAGAATCATGAAAATGAGGAAGGTTCTAAAACACCAACAACTGCTTGGAGAAGTGCTAACACAGCTGTCCTCAAGGTTCAAGCCACGAGTTCCAGTAATTAAG AAATGCATCGACATTCTGATTGAGAAGGAGTACTTGGAACGTGTGGATGGTGAGAAGGACACCTACAGTTACTTGgcttaa